From a region of the Paenibacillus segetis genome:
- the thrS gene encoding threonine--tRNA ligase, producing MEIKVTLPDGTIREVLQGTTIKDIAGAISTTLQKNAVAGKLDGKSVDLNQPIEHDCHLEIVTLESKEGLEIYRHSTAHIMAQAIKRIYGQKAVKLGIGPVIEDGFYYDIDIDNPLSTEDLGTIEKEMEKVIQENIPFLRRVVSRPEAMKLFEELEEPLKLELISGLPEDAEISIYDQGEFFDLCRGPHLPSTGRVKAFKLLNVAGAYWRGDSNNKMLQRIYGTSFPKKAQLDEHLHFLEEAKKRDHRKLGKQLELFMFSEEAPGMPFYLPNGMTIRTELENFARELQRQRGYDEVRTPLMMNNRIWEESGHWDHYKDNMYFTNVDDTKFALKPMNCPGHMLIFKNNLRSYRELPLRISEFGQVHRHEFSGALNGMMRVRTFCQDDAHIFVSPEQIEDEISQIIDLIDHIYQVFGFEYKVELSTRPEDYMGSEELWDQAEQSLKNVLEHRGTRYRINEGDGAFYGPKIDFHILDALKRSWQCGTIQLDFQMPGKFGLTYIGEDNQKHCPVVIHRAVYGSIDRFIGMLTEHYAGAFPIWLAPVQAKLLPVSENYVDYAFQVKKSLEEVGIRVSVDVRNEKLGYKMREAQLEKVPYTLVLGENEKNSSSVSVRQRGGADLGIISIQDIVEQIITEIHARQ from the coding sequence ATGGAGATCAAGGTAACATTGCCAGACGGAACAATCAGAGAGGTACTTCAAGGAACGACCATTAAAGACATTGCGGGTGCTATTAGCACGACCCTTCAGAAAAATGCAGTTGCCGGAAAACTAGATGGCAAATCCGTTGACCTAAATCAACCGATCGAACATGATTGCCATCTCGAAATTGTTACGCTTGAAAGTAAAGAAGGCTTGGAGATTTACAGACACAGCACAGCACATATCATGGCACAAGCCATCAAACGAATATATGGACAGAAAGCAGTTAAGCTCGGAATAGGACCGGTCATCGAAGATGGCTTCTACTATGACATCGACATCGATAATCCGTTATCCACAGAGGATCTGGGCACGATCGAAAAGGAAATGGAGAAAGTGATTCAAGAGAATATTCCATTTCTTCGCCGGGTCGTCAGTCGCCCTGAGGCGATGAAGTTATTCGAGGAATTGGAAGAACCTCTAAAGCTGGAACTCATTTCTGGGCTGCCGGAGGACGCTGAAATTTCAATCTATGATCAAGGTGAATTTTTCGACCTATGTCGTGGACCACATCTTCCTTCAACAGGTCGAGTTAAGGCTTTCAAGCTGCTGAACGTGGCGGGCGCTTACTGGCGCGGGGATTCCAATAACAAGATGTTGCAACGGATCTATGGGACTTCATTTCCAAAAAAAGCCCAACTTGATGAGCATCTACACTTTCTTGAGGAAGCAAAGAAACGTGACCATCGCAAGCTAGGCAAACAACTGGAATTGTTTATGTTCTCTGAAGAAGCACCGGGAATGCCTTTCTATCTTCCGAACGGAATGACGATTCGTACGGAGCTAGAGAACTTCGCCCGTGAATTGCAGAGACAGCGCGGTTACGATGAAGTGCGTACACCACTTATGATGAATAATCGTATTTGGGAAGAATCCGGGCATTGGGACCATTACAAGGATAACATGTACTTTACGAATGTTGACGATACAAAGTTTGCGCTAAAACCAATGAACTGCCCCGGTCACATGCTTATCTTCAAGAATAACTTACGCTCGTATCGCGAGCTTCCACTCCGGATTTCGGAATTTGGGCAGGTTCATCGTCACGAATTCTCCGGGGCACTTAACGGGATGATGCGGGTTCGCACATTCTGTCAGGATGACGCACACATTTTTGTTTCGCCAGAACAAATTGAGGATGAAATCAGTCAGATTATTGATTTAATTGATCACATTTATCAAGTGTTTGGCTTTGAATACAAAGTTGAATTATCCACTCGACCAGAGGATTACATGGGTTCAGAAGAGCTATGGGATCAGGCGGAACAATCATTAAAAAATGTCTTAGAACATCGCGGTACCCGGTATCGTATCAACGAAGGTGACGGTGCGTTTTACGGACCGAAGATCGATTTTCACATTTTAGATGCGCTGAAGCGGAGTTGGCAGTGCGGAACAATTCAATTGGATTTCCAGATGCCTGGGAAGTTTGGCCTCACTTACATTGGTGAAGATAACCAGAAACATTGTCCGGTTGTTATCCATCGTGCGGTATACGGATCAATTGATCGGTTTATCGGGATGCTGACGGAGCATTATGCTGGAGCTTTTCCGATATGGCTTGCGCCTGTTCAGGCAAAGTTACTGCCCGTTTCAGAGAACTATGTAGATTATGCGTTTCAAGTGAAGAAGTCATTAGAAGAAGTCGGCATTCGTGTCAGTGTTGATGTGCGAAATGAGAAGCTTGGTTACAAAATGCGTGAAGCCCAGTTAGAAAAAGTTCCGTACACACTTGTACTAGGGGAGAATGAGAAAAACTCCAGTAGTGTGTCCGTAAGACAACGGGGTGGAGCTGATCTGGGGATAATAAGTATCCAAGATATTGTGGAGCAAATCATTACTGAAATTCATGCTAGACAATAA
- the tlp gene encoding small acid-soluble spore protein Tlp has translation MAKPDDRSDNVQKLNTSIQKTIENYREGQDYLDEHADEITGEEIKQIEKKNTKRLNAIEGFRAEVEDEKADQQ, from the coding sequence ATGGCAAAACCCGACGATCGGTCCGATAATGTACAGAAGCTAAATACAAGTATTCAGAAGACGATTGAGAATTATCGCGAAGGGCAAGATTATTTAGATGAGCATGCCGATGAAATCACTGGTGAAGAGATCAAACAAATCGAAAAAAAGAACACTAAGCGCCTCAACGCCATTGAAGGTTTTCGTGCAGAAGTAGAAGATGAGAAAGCGGATCAACAATAA
- a CDS encoding DUF2239 family protein — translation MRDDQTRIYCTAFLGVGVVASGSLQHVISTVKDVLDDRDLTQLLIFDDTTGTQIDVDFRGKTDDVLKRLGEQFGDLLGTEMNHQPTRRVGRPKLGVVSGEVTLLPRDWEWLKSQPGGASVTLRKLVGEARRAGGQQSKIRESQEATHHFMTAMAGNFHQYEEALRALYAGDLERFYHYIDDWAPDIRNHIKRLATNAFSEGNL, via the coding sequence GTGAGAGATGATCAAACACGCATTTACTGCACGGCATTTTTGGGTGTGGGAGTCGTCGCCAGTGGTTCGTTACAGCACGTTATTTCTACAGTGAAGGATGTTCTGGATGACAGAGACCTCACACAGCTACTTATATTTGACGATACCACGGGTACGCAGATAGATGTTGATTTTCGTGGGAAGACAGATGATGTGCTCAAACGATTAGGTGAACAGTTTGGTGACTTGCTCGGTACGGAAATGAATCACCAGCCTACACGGCGGGTCGGTCGACCCAAGCTGGGGGTTGTATCCGGTGAGGTTACATTATTGCCACGAGATTGGGAATGGCTCAAGAGTCAACCTGGAGGGGCCTCGGTAACTTTACGAAAACTCGTTGGTGAGGCTCGCCGTGCTGGAGGACAACAGAGCAAGATACGAGAGTCACAAGAAGCAACACATCACTTTATGACGGCTATGGCCGGAAACTTCCATCAATACGAAGAAGCTCTGCGGGCACTGTATGCTGGTGATTTGGAGCGTTTTTACCACTACATCGATGACTGGGCACCTGATATCAGAAACCATATCAAAAGATTAGCCACAAATGCATTTTCTGAAGGGAACTTATGA
- a CDS encoding DegV family protein, protein MADSTCDLTDEIIEKYNIGIAPLTIRIKGEELRDKVDIRADEFYEMLGNLEEHPTTSMPNPTEYLKIIYEAIEKGYTEILCICMSSGTSGSYQSAKIATETFFDEHPDSSIKIHVVDSRSMSQGSGWLIVKSAMLREKGFSFEELVHFNETYKRNVKHFLCVDDLNHLIRSGRLTNASALIGRILKIKPIMSMRNGKGAIVAKERGLNGVLNHYVKEFIQRNDWEVTDIIIIGYTSERMIAEKLLNKLREETAYRGEVFIMQMGVAVGTHVGLGAVSMFFIEEGHKRDGLLINEIHAITEKKNEFMKRAKQTINH, encoded by the coding sequence ATGGCGGATTCAACTTGTGACTTAACTGACGAGATAATCGAGAAATATAACATTGGGATCGCGCCATTAACGATAAGGATAAAAGGTGAAGAGCTGAGAGATAAAGTGGATATTAGAGCAGACGAGTTCTACGAAATGCTTGGAAATCTTGAAGAACACCCTACGACATCCATGCCAAACCCAACAGAATATCTGAAAATAATTTATGAAGCAATAGAAAAGGGCTACACAGAAATTTTATGTATTTGTATGTCTAGTGGAACTAGTGGATCCTATCAATCTGCAAAAATAGCAACAGAGACCTTTTTTGATGAACACCCGGATTCATCTATTAAAATTCATGTCGTAGATTCGAGATCGATGAGCCAAGGTAGTGGTTGGTTAATTGTGAAATCGGCGATGTTGAGAGAAAAAGGGTTTAGTTTTGAGGAGTTAGTTCATTTTAATGAGACCTATAAAAGAAATGTGAAACATTTTCTCTGTGTAGATGATTTAAATCACTTAATTAGAAGTGGTCGACTGACTAATGCCAGTGCCTTAATCGGTAGAATTCTGAAAATCAAACCGATCATGTCGATGAGAAATGGCAAAGGTGCTATTGTAGCAAAAGAACGAGGATTAAATGGTGTATTAAACCATTACGTCAAAGAGTTCATCCAGAGGAATGATTGGGAAGTTACTGATATCATAATCATAGGCTATACTTCGGAGAGAATGATTGCTGAAAAATTATTGAACAAGCTTAGAGAAGAAACAGCATATCGTGGTGAAGTATTTATCATGCAAATGGGCGTAGCCGTAGGAACCCACGTTGGGTTAGGTGCCGTTTCTATGTTCTTTATTGAGGAGGGGCATAAAAGAGATGGTCTATTGATCAATGAAATTCACGCGATAACCGAAAAGAAAAACGAATTCATGAAAAGGGCGAAGCAAACAATAAATCATTAA
- a CDS encoding alpha/beta fold hydrolase: MNILKVNGVDLAYDSFGNENDEAIILIAGLGTQMIRWTVPFCRILAARGFRVIRFDNRDAGRSTHFSHYQTLDVEVLATALMSGQRPDIPYTLDDMSNDAIGLLDALSIDRAHFVGRSMGGMIAQIAASMYPERVLSLTSIMSSSGNPALPQTSPDVMAMMTKPAPNPFEDEAGFLAHSLSFAKRISGTGYPFEEDAYRALILEEVQRAYDPGSVGRQIAAIAVSGDRRPRLATIKIPALVIHGVDDPLFVPACGEDTAYAIPGAELMLVDGMGHDLPHQLYEVIADGIERTARRN; encoded by the coding sequence ATGAACATCCTGAAAGTCAACGGCGTTGATTTGGCCTATGACAGTTTCGGTAACGAGAATGACGAGGCTATCATCCTTATCGCCGGGCTTGGAACCCAGATGATCCGATGGACGGTTCCGTTTTGTCGGATACTAGCAGCGCGGGGCTTTCGCGTGATTCGCTTTGACAATCGCGACGCAGGTCGCTCAACACACTTTAGCCATTATCAGACGCTGGATGTTGAGGTACTGGCGACTGCTCTCATGTCGGGACAGCGACCGGACATCCCTTACACTCTCGATGACATGTCAAACGACGCTATCGGACTGCTCGATGCCCTTTCAATTGACCGGGCACATTTCGTTGGCAGGTCGATGGGCGGAATGATCGCCCAGATTGCTGCCAGTATGTACCCTGAACGGGTTTTATCACTCACCTCCATTATGTCCAGTTCCGGTAATCCCGCACTTCCGCAAACTTCCCCGGATGTCATGGCGATGATGACTAAACCGGCGCCGAACCCATTTGAGGATGAAGCAGGATTTTTGGCACACAGCCTCTCTTTTGCCAAACGCATCTCTGGCACAGGCTATCCGTTTGAAGAGGACGCTTATCGGGCTCTCATTCTGGAGGAAGTCCAGCGAGCTTACGATCCAGGCAGTGTCGGACGACAAATTGCTGCGATAGCTGTCTCTGGTGACCGTCGCCCGCGGCTGGCGACCATAAAAATACCAGCACTTGTCATTCATGGGGTAGACGATCCCCTGTTCGTCCCGGCGTGTGGCGAGGATACGGCTTATGCCATCCCGGGTGCCGAGCTAATGTTGGTTGACGGCATGGGACACGACTTACCGCACCAACTGTACGAAGTAATCGCTGATGGCATAGAGCGAACGGCTCGTCGCAATTGA